CGCGGGAAAACGGCACGGTCGGCCCTGAGCCGCCGATCGATCCTCACAGCGCCAACCTCCGAAGTGGCCAGTCGAGCGTGTTGCAGCAAAGGGACCAAGCAGCCCTTCTCGGTCATCCATCCGAGGTGCGGCGCGATGCCGCGATCAGGAGCAGAGGGCGGAAAGCCGTCTGACAGCAGTGCGGCGTGATTGTCGCAGAAACCTTGCCGGAGCAGCCGTTCGGGCGGACCGCAGCGAGATCACAGCCGGTTCAGCCGTGAGGGGCGGGAAGCGGATTGGGAGGCTACAGAGTCCGGCCCGAACAACCGTGAAGTGGGTGATCCGGCAGGGAGAACCCGAGGTTTCAGTCGCCATGTCCTGCAGGATTTCAAAGGATTCGGGCCAGAACCTTGCAATTTCGGCCCGTCGTATGAAGCACCGTCCCCATCCGCCCGAGCAGAATTACCTCTTCCGACCGCGTCTGGTCGACATGATCGACATGCGTCACGAGCTGGTCATGCTGGCGGGGCTGATCGACTGGGAGTTCTTCGAACGGGAATGGACGGGGTTCTTCCCATCCACCACCGGGCGTCCGGCGACCTCCCCGCGTCTCGTGGCGGGGCTGCTCTACCTCCAACACGCCTTCCGGCGCTCGGACGAGGCGGTCGTCGCGCGGTAGGTGGAGAACCCGTACTTTCAGCACTTCACCGCCGCTGCGCGAGCGGGTGCTCGACAAGCTCGTGCTGGTCTCGCGGCTGCTTCACCAGAAGCCGAAGGACCCCGGCAAGATCCATGCGCTGCATGAGCCGGAGGTCGACTGCATCTCCAAGGGCAAGGCTCGGGTGCGCTACGAGTTCGGCACCAAGGTCAGCATCGCCACCACGCTGACGGGCGGCTTCGTGGTGGGCACGCGCTCGCTGCCGGGCAATCCCTTCTTTGGTTGCCGCCCGTGATGCAAGAGGCTTCTGACCCTGTCGGCGTGTGATCGAGTGCGGTCTTCTTTCAGGCCTCGATGTGCGGCGCTTCCAGAAGCCGCGGGCCGGTATGGTGATCAGCGGGTCGGGTCCAAATCTACGACGTGAGCTCTGATGCTCATGGGATTGCCCTGGCTTCCCCGATCCGGATCTGTTCGATCGTTGCGCCCATTCAGGTCATTGGCTTCTCACACTCCCCCTTGGCACCGGAACTGGCAGGTCACGACAGGGTGGTCATGCCCTCGCCAGCGCCGGATCCCGGTAGTCCTCGTTCTTCGTCAGCATCGCCCAGAACTGCCGGGCCATCTTATTGGCCAGCGCGATCCCAATCAGCATTTTCGGCTTCGTCGCAAGCTTGCGGCCGAGCCAGCTCTCGGCTGGCACCTTGTGGCGTGCGCGGCCCGTGATGCGGCTCATCGCTCCGATGATCAAAAGCCGTCGGATATCGCTCTGGCCGGCCTTGGAGATCCGCCCCAGCCGTGCCTTCCCACCGCTCGAGTGCTGGCGTGGCACCAGCCCCAGCCAGGCCACGAAATCCCGGCCGGACTTGAACTGCGCCATGTCAGGGGCAAAGGCCTCGACCGCCAGCGCCGTCAGGGGGCCGACGCCGGGCGTCGTCTGCAGGCGCCGCGCGGTATCGGTCTCCGCTGCGAGCGCCTTCAGGGCCTTGGTCTTCGTCTCGATCCTCTCGCTCTTCTCCGCAATCTGCGCCAGCAGGTCCTGGCACTCCGCAATGACAAGGGCGGGCAGGTCGCAGCCAGGATCCTCGACCACCGCCGCGATGCGCTTCACGTGGCAGAGGCCGATCGGGAAGACGTGGCCGTATTCATAGAGCACCGCGCGAAGCGCGTTCACGAGTTCCGTGCGTTGGTGAACGAGCCGCTCACGGCTGCGGAACAGCACCGCCCTGGCCTGCTGATCTGCCGTCTTCGGCACCACGAAGCGCATCTCGGCCTGCCGCGCAGCGATCACGATCGCCTCGGCGTCGGCTGCATCGTTTTTCTGGCGCTTCACGAAGGGCCGCACATACTGCGGCGCGATCAGCCGCACCTCATGCCCGAGGGCCGCCATCTCCCGGGCCCAGTAGCTTGCGCTCCCACAGGCCTCGAACACCACCAAAGCAGCGGGCTGTTTCGC
This portion of the Rhodobacter sp. CZR27 genome encodes:
- a CDS encoding IS110 family transposase — protein: MKDTMIGVDLAKRVFQLHGATMTGEVKFRKKLSREQFCAFMAKQPAALVVFEACGSASYWAREMAALGHEVRLIAPQYVRPFVKRQKNDAADAEAIVIAARQAEMRFVVPKTADQQARAVLFRSRERLVHQRTELVNALRAVLYEYGHVFPIGLCHVKRIAAVVEDPGCDLPALVIAECQDLLAQIAEKSERIETKTKALKALAAETDTARRLQTTPGVGPLTALAVEAFAPDMAQFKSGRDFVAWLGLVPRQHSSGGKARLGRISKAGQSDIRRLLIIGAMSRITGRARHKVPAESWLGRKLATKPKMLIGIALANKMARQFWAMLTKNEDYRDPALARA